A region from the Thermanaeromonas toyohensis ToBE genome encodes:
- the fliM gene encoding flagellar motor switch protein FliM: MAEILSQEEIDALLAALSTGEVKPEDIRKEEQRPKAKKYDFRRPNKLSKEHLRTLYMIHENYGRLVANFLSAYLRANIQVKIVSVEQMTYEDFIVSLPAPTLLTLFTLEPLKGTAILETNLAFVFPVIDLLFGGRGEMSASTRELTAIERHVLRRLNGRLLEQLTYVWSDVYPVTPKLESMETNPQFVQVMSPNDIVAVVTLATTIGQNEGLMNICLPYMMLEPVISRLSATQWFAGAVEKEERVDWRETVAKILAPVPVELIAYCGRAKLKVRDFLQLQAGDVITLDSTLGEDLELHVDGLLKFKVQPGLMGRKRAVQITEVI, translated from the coding sequence ATGGCAGAGATATTGTCCCAAGAGGAAATAGATGCCCTTCTTGCTGCTTTAAGCACAGGGGAAGTTAAACCTGAAGACATTAGGAAAGAGGAACAAAGACCTAAAGCTAAGAAATACGACTTCCGCCGACCTAATAAGCTGTCCAAGGAGCATTTACGCACCCTTTACATGATCCATGAAAACTACGGGCGGCTGGTAGCTAACTTTCTTTCCGCTTATCTTCGCGCCAATATACAGGTCAAAATTGTCTCCGTGGAACAGATGACCTACGAGGATTTCATCGTTTCCCTGCCGGCACCTACCCTGCTTACTCTTTTTACCCTGGAGCCTTTAAAAGGTACAGCTATCCTAGAGACAAACTTGGCTTTTGTGTTCCCAGTGATTGATCTTCTCTTTGGAGGCCGGGGGGAGATGAGCGCATCGACAAGGGAGCTTACAGCTATCGAGCGCCATGTCTTAAGAAGGCTGAATGGCCGCCTCTTGGAACAACTAACCTATGTCTGGAGCGACGTATATCCAGTTACCCCTAAATTGGAATCCATGGAGACTAATCCCCAGTTTGTTCAGGTTATGTCACCCAATGATATAGTAGCTGTGGTGACCTTAGCTACTACTATTGGTCAGAACGAAGGGCTTATGAACATTTGCCTCCCATACATGATGCTGGAGCCGGTTATATCTCGGCTGTCCGCCACTCAGTGGTTCGCTGGTGCTGTGGAGAAAGAAGAAAGGGTGGATTGGCGGGAGACTGTGGCTAAAATTTTGGCTCCGGTCCCTGTAGAACTGATTGCCTACTGTGGGCGGGCCAAGCTTAAAGTACGCGATTTTTTACAGCTCCAAGCGGGTGACGTCATTACCTTGGACTCTACTTTAGGCGAAGATCTGGAACTACACGTAGATGGTCTTCTCAAATTTAAAGTCCAGCCCGGGCTTATGGGCAGAAAAAGGGCTGTACAAATAACGGAGGTAATCTAA
- a CDS encoding chemotaxis protein CheC, with product MGTWDHLDAFHLDVLKEIGNIGAGNAATALAAMLNQRINMNVPRAGVLPLREIPNLIGQEEDPVACVEFGVTGKAPGKIFFLLTQESAFSLVDFLLGQPSGTTQQLDNMGVSVLMEVGNILTGSFLTAFAEFCRLEFIPSVPAFAFDMLGAVLSSAFLEGGYFSDQALVIETQFYSPEAKISGYFFLIPEEQALGVIMESLGVNF from the coding sequence GTGGGGACTTGGGATCACCTAGATGCTTTTCATTTAGATGTCCTCAAAGAAATAGGTAATATTGGAGCCGGTAATGCAGCTACGGCCTTGGCGGCCATGCTCAATCAGCGGATTAACATGAACGTTCCCCGGGCCGGAGTGCTCCCTTTAAGGGAAATCCCTAACTTAATCGGGCAAGAAGAAGATCCAGTAGCCTGTGTGGAGTTTGGTGTAACAGGGAAGGCGCCAGGAAAGATTTTTTTCCTCTTGACTCAGGAGAGCGCTTTTTCCCTGGTAGATTTTTTGTTAGGACAGCCGTCAGGAACTACCCAGCAACTGGATAATATGGGTGTTTCCGTATTGATGGAGGTAGGCAATATCTTAACCGGTTCTTTTCTTACCGCTTTTGCCGAATTTTGCCGGTTAGAGTTTATTCCTTCGGTACCGGCCTTTGCTTTCGACATGCTCGGGGCGGTGTTAAGTTCAGCTTTCCTCGAAGGAGGGTATTTCTCAGACCAGGCTTTAGTTATAGAAACCCAGTTTTATAGCCCAGAGGCTAAAATTAGCGGCTATTTTTTCCTGATACCCGAGGAGCAAGCTCTAGGTGTTATAATGGAATCACTAGGAGTTAATTTCTAA
- a CDS encoding CheR family methyltransferase, translated as MDFKEFKQRIYRRFGLYLEGYKEPQLKRRIESLMFSLNVQSYQEYWELLNRDPDQWQRFVDKITINVSEFFRNPELFQRLEKEILPELLKRRQVLKIWSAACADGPEPYSVAIILKELTPKVRHRIEATDVDLGALEAARRGIYPRRAVQAVSPERLRRYFRQEGENFHLVPEIKELVTFRQHDLLSDPYGQDYDLILCRNVTIYFTTEVQDRLYRQFYKSLAPGGVLFIGATESIFQYREIGFEKLAPWFYRRPEEARKWGLGIT; from the coding sequence ATGGATTTTAAGGAATTTAAACAAAGGATATACCGGCGTTTTGGCCTTTATCTGGAAGGCTACAAAGAGCCGCAGCTTAAACGCCGTATTGAGAGCCTAATGTTTAGCCTCAATGTGCAAAGCTATCAGGAATATTGGGAACTCCTCAACCGGGATCCGGATCAGTGGCAAAGATTTGTAGATAAAATTACTATTAATGTTTCGGAGTTTTTCCGGAACCCGGAGTTATTCCAGCGGTTGGAGAAAGAGATCTTACCCGAACTCTTAAAAAGAAGACAGGTACTTAAAATTTGGAGCGCAGCTTGTGCTGATGGACCGGAACCCTATTCAGTAGCTATAATCCTTAAGGAGTTAACCCCCAAGGTACGGCATCGTATTGAAGCCACCGATGTGGATTTAGGAGCCCTGGAGGCAGCCCGGCGAGGGATTTATCCCCGGCGGGCGGTCCAAGCCGTAAGTCCAGAACGGCTTAGACGTTATTTTCGGCAAGAAGGAGAAAACTTTCATCTTGTTCCAGAGATTAAGGAGCTGGTCACCTTTAGGCAGCATGATCTGTTAAGCGACCCTTATGGTCAGGATTATGATCTTATACTTTGCCGTAATGTAACTATTTATTTTACCACCGAAGTGCAGGACCGGCTCTACCGCCAATTTTATAAGTCTTTGGCCCCGGGAGGAGTGCTTTTTATAGGGGCTACCGAGAGCATCTTCCAGTACCGGGAGATAGGCTTTGAAAAATTGGCACCTTGGTTTTACCGTCGTCCGGAGGAGGCGAGGAAGTGGGGACTTGGGATCACCTAG
- a CDS encoding chemotaxis protein CheD, which produces MAVEDIKVGIGEWKIAREPQRLITLGLGSCVGVALYDQRAAIGGLAHVMLPDSKQFQEITNRAKFADLAIPDLVEEMLRWGASKGSIIAKVAGGAQMFSSADHRLTTLNIGERNATMVLKTLQALGIPVVAQDTGGNYGRTMILDTASGRVFIRALGRPLREI; this is translated from the coding sequence ATGGCTGTGGAAGATATTAAGGTTGGTATAGGAGAATGGAAGATAGCGCGGGAGCCCCAGAGGCTTATAACCTTAGGATTAGGTTCTTGTGTCGGAGTGGCCCTTTACGACCAGAGGGCAGCCATAGGCGGTTTAGCTCATGTAATGCTGCCGGATAGCAAACAATTCCAGGAGATAACCAACCGGGCCAAATTTGCTGACCTAGCTATACCCGACCTCGTAGAGGAGATGCTGAGGTGGGGGGCTAGCAAAGGGAGTATCATAGCCAAAGTAGCTGGAGGCGCCCAGATGTTTTCCTCGGCCGACCATCGTTTGACTACTTTAAACATCGGAGAGCGCAACGCAACTATGGTTTTGAAAACTTTACAAGCTTTAGGGATACCTGTAGTAGCGCAGGACACAGGGGGTAATTATGGAAGGACCATGATCTTAGACACAGCCAGCGGTAGAGTTTTTATCCGGGCACTAGGGCGACCTTTAAGGGAGATTTGA
- the fliY gene encoding flagellar motor switch phosphatase FliY, with protein MSEFLSQEEIDALLKGELPPSTPMQDLTEEEKDALGEIGNISMGSAATALSQILNRKVLITAPSTRVTTPEELFASFQIPYMIVEVNFTEGLSGSNLLILKARDAAVIANLMMGGSGQVDKEKLDEIEESALGEAMNQMMGSAATSMSTIFNRGVKISPPRVVSIDFPQESFASPWPPGEPIVVVSFKMEIVDLLESEIMQVMPVEVAKQEVGMLLTPTPSAPTAASSATSQPSPVAGSQSSPPPETKTPAPAPPPPSSSSVETNTRPPQVFGGTPRNLELILDVPLDIEVVLGSTIKSIKEILSLGPGSIVELDKMADEPVEILVNGTLIAWGEVVVVNENFGVRITNILDRYERITHLRK; from the coding sequence ATGTCGGAGTTTTTGTCTCAGGAAGAGATCGATGCTCTGCTTAAGGGAGAGTTGCCTCCTTCTACACCAATGCAGGACCTTACAGAAGAGGAGAAGGATGCCCTAGGAGAGATCGGGAACATTTCCATGGGCAGTGCCGCTACCGCATTATCACAGATTTTAAACCGCAAGGTTTTAATCACTGCTCCTTCTACCAGAGTAACCACGCCTGAGGAACTTTTCGCTTCTTTTCAAATCCCTTATATGATTGTAGAAGTAAATTTTACGGAAGGTTTGTCGGGTTCTAACCTTCTTATTTTAAAAGCGCGCGATGCAGCTGTAATAGCCAACTTAATGATGGGTGGTAGCGGCCAGGTGGATAAAGAAAAGCTAGATGAAATCGAGGAGAGCGCCCTGGGCGAGGCTATGAATCAGATGATGGGTTCGGCTGCCACCTCCATGTCCACTATCTTTAATCGGGGAGTTAAAATTTCACCGCCACGGGTGGTTTCTATAGATTTCCCCCAGGAATCTTTTGCTTCTCCCTGGCCACCAGGGGAGCCTATAGTTGTAGTTTCCTTCAAAATGGAGATTGTAGATCTTCTGGAGAGCGAGATTATGCAAGTTATGCCGGTGGAAGTGGCTAAACAGGAAGTAGGGATGCTTTTGACCCCAACACCTTCAGCCCCTACCGCAGCTAGCTCAGCTACGAGCCAGCCATCCCCTGTAGCAGGGTCCCAGTCTTCTCCACCACCAGAAACTAAAACGCCTGCTCCAGCGCCTCCCCCGCCTTCCTCTTCATCTGTGGAAACTAACACACGGCCCCCTCAGGTTTTCGGGGGTACACCTAGGAATCTAGAGCTTATTCTAGATGTCCCGCTAGATATCGAGGTAGTGTTGGGCAGCACTATTAAATCTATTAAAGAGATTCTAAGCCTGGGGCCAGGGAGTATTGTAGAACTGGATAAGATGGCCGATGAACCTGTAGAAATCTTGGTAAACGGTACCCTCATCGCCTGGGGTGAGGTGGTAGTCGTTAACGAAAACTTTGGGGTCCGGATTACCAATATCCTAGATCGTTATGAACGCATT
- a CDS encoding flagellar hook-basal body protein, with amino-acid sequence MLRALWNSASGMVAQVVHIDLLAHDLANVNTTGYKKSLPSFSDLVYRPITERGMPVERTSPPAIGAGVRLVDAAKDLAPGSLVATGDLLHLAIQGRGFLGVEGPHGELYLTRDGAFHLNERGEVIHSSGYRLLPKVTVPEGYRSVRFSPDGALVALAPNGKEEVLGQVEVYLVENPGGLEATGNNLFRPTPASGDPRPILPGPGAGVSLLPGYLEASNVDLAEALVHMLLAQRVYEVNARAARIADEMWGIANNLRR; translated from the coding sequence ATGTTGCGGGCTTTATGGAACAGTGCTAGTGGCATGGTAGCTCAGGTGGTACATATAGATCTTTTAGCCCATGACCTAGCCAACGTAAATACTACAGGGTATAAAAAAAGCCTTCCCAGCTTTTCTGATCTAGTCTATCGGCCTATTACCGAGCGTGGCATGCCGGTAGAACGCACATCACCCCCAGCTATAGGCGCCGGAGTACGCCTGGTGGATGCGGCTAAGGATTTGGCCCCGGGATCCCTAGTGGCTACCGGTGACCTTTTACATCTGGCTATCCAAGGGAGAGGCTTCCTAGGGGTGGAGGGTCCCCATGGTGAGCTCTACCTTACCCGGGATGGGGCTTTCCACTTGAACGAGAGGGGAGAAGTGATACATAGCTCGGGTTATCGGTTGCTACCCAAGGTCACGGTACCTGAGGGCTATAGATCTGTGCGCTTCAGCCCCGATGGTGCTCTTGTGGCCTTGGCTCCGAACGGGAAAGAGGAAGTTTTGGGGCAAGTGGAAGTATACCTGGTGGAAAATCCAGGTGGCTTGGAGGCTACAGGGAATAATCTCTTTCGGCCTACACCGGCTAGTGGTGACCCCAGGCCCATCCTTCCAGGACCGGGGGCGGGGGTAAGCCTCCTTCCAGGTTATCTAGAGGCTAGTAATGTGGATTTGGCCGAGGCCCTTGTACATATGCTCCTTGCCCAGCGGGTATATGAAGTAAATGCCCGCGCTGCCAGGATAGCTGATGAAATGTGGGGAATAGCTAACAATTTACGGCGGTAG
- a CDS encoding response regulator — protein sequence MGKRVLVVDDAAFMRMMIKDILTKNGYEIAGEAENGQKAVELYQQLKPDVVTMDITMPEMDGIAAVKAIKKIDPNAKIIMCSAMGQQLMVMEAIQAGAKDFIVKPFQQERVLQALQKVLGQ from the coding sequence ATGGGTAAGAGGGTTTTGGTAGTGGATGATGCCGCCTTTATGCGGATGATGATCAAGGATATTTTGACTAAGAATGGATATGAGATAGCTGGGGAAGCTGAAAATGGCCAAAAGGCGGTGGAGCTCTACCAGCAGCTTAAGCCTGATGTAGTGACCATGGATATTACCATGCCGGAGATGGATGGTATTGCTGCGGTTAAAGCTATAAAGAAGATCGATCCTAACGCCAAGATTATAATGTGTAGCGCTATGGGGCAGCAGCTCATGGTAATGGAAGCCATTCAGGCGGGAGCCAAGGATTTTATTGTTAAACCCTTCCAGCAGGAGAGAGTGCTCCAGGCTTTGCAAAAGGTTCTAGGGCAGTAA